The genomic window TTGGAAAAGCAGGCGTTGCAATAGATTCTGTCGAAGACATGAAAGTGCTTTTCGACCAAATTCCACTTGATGAAATGTCGGTTTCAATGACGATGAATGGAGCCGTTTTACCTATTATGGCTTTTTATATTGTCGCTGCAGAAGAACAAGGGGTTGCTCCAGAAAAATTGGCAGGAACAATTCAAAATGATATTTTGAAAGAGTTTATGGTACGAAACACCTATATCTACCCTCCTGCTCCTTCGATGAAAATAATTGCTGATATTTTTGAATTTACTAGCAAAAAAATGCCAAAATTCAATTCTATCTCTATTTCTGGCTATCACATGCAGGAAGCTGGAGCCACTGCCGATATTGAATTGGCTTATACTTTAGCAGATGGTTTAGAATACATTCGAACAGGATTATCAACCGGAATGACAATTGATGAATTTGCTCCACGCCTTTCTTTCTTTTGGGCAATTGGAATGAATCATTTTATGGAAATTGCCAAAATGAGAGCCGGCCGAATGATTTGGGCGAAATTGCTGCAGCAGTTTAACCCGAAAAGTGACAAATCTTTGGCTTTAAGAACACACTGTCAAACTAGCGGCTGGAGTTTAACGGAACAAGATCCGTTTAATAATGTTGCCAGAACTTGTATTGAAGCTGCTGCAGCCGTTTTTGGAGGCACACAATCGCTTCATACCAATGCCTTAGATGAGGCAATTGCGCTTCCAACAGATTTCTCCGCAAGAATTGCTCGTAACACTCAAATTTTTCTTCAGGAGGAAACTAAGATTACTAAAACAGTTGATCCGTGGGCAGGAAGTTATTATGTCGAAAGTTTAACCAATGACATCACAGAAAAAACTTGGAAATTAATTGAAGAAGTCGAAGAGTTAGGCGGCATGACTAAGGCAATTGAAGCTGGAATTCCAAAACTTAGAATCGAAGAAGCGGCCGCGAGAAAACAAGCGCGTATCGACAGTGGACAAGATATTATTGTCGGCGTTAACAAATATCGTTTAGAAAAAGAAGATCCTTTAGATATTTTGGATGTTGATAACCAATTGGTTCGAAAACAGCAGATTGAACGATTAGAAGAAATAAAAAGAACAAGGAATACAGAAAAAGTAAGTAATTCACTAGAAAAACTAATCCTTTGTGCACAAACAGGACAGGGAAACTTATTAGAAAATGCAATTGAAGCCGCTAGAAACAGAGCAACATTGGGCGAAATTAGTAATGCATTGGAAACTGTTTTTGGTCGTTTTAAAGCACAAATCAAATCTTTTAGCGGTGTGTATAGTGCAGCAATAAAAAATGACGAGAATTTTGAGCGGGCAAAACAACTAGCTGATGTTTTTGCTAAACAAGAAGGTAGACGTCCTAGAATTATGATTGCCAAAATGGGACAAGACGGCCACGACCGAGGTGCAAAAGTAGTCGCAACAGGTTATGCCGATGTTGGTTTTGACGTTGATATTGGTCCGTTATTTCAAACTCCAGCTGAAGCAGCGAAACAAGCTGTCGAAAATGATGTTCATATTTTAGGAGTTTCTTCACTTGCAGCCGGTCATAAAACATTGGTCCCGCAGGTTATCGAAGAATTAAAAAAACATGGACGCGATGATATTATGGTAATTGTGGGCGGCGTTATTCCGTCTCAAGACTATCAATTTTTGTTTGATGCCGGAGCATCAGCAGTTTTTGGTCCAGGAACAAAAATCAGTGAAGCAGCTATTAAAATTTTAGAAGCCTTGATTGAGTAAGCTTTTTAGTCTCAGTTACAGTCTCGGCTTTCAGTTATTACCAATGTGGATGAAAAAATCCTTAAGATTTTTATAGTAAGATTACTGGGTTTATTTGAAAAGATAAAAATAGAAAAAGAGGTTGTTGCACAATTTTGCAACAACCTCTTTCAATTTAGTCGTTTACTGTTGCGTTACTATCTGCTTCTATAAAAGAAAGATCGTAACCTGCAAAATCTCTCATATAACTTTTCAAAGAAGTTCCAAAAGCATCTCTAAAATGTCTGCTTCCTTTATTTTTGAAAAAATTCTTTACGGAACCTGCACCGCCTAAATGGGCTGCAGCTAAAATTCCAGATTCGGTAATTTCAATACCGCTGATGATTTTGCCTTCATACTTTTCGATTTCATTGCGTAAAATCCATTTGTTTTTGGCCAATAAAGCCATGAAAGCTTTTTCTTGTAGGGCAGGATCTTTTAAAAAGGCTTTATTATCTTTAATTCCGATTGCTCTTAAAGCTTTAGAACCAAATTGATATTTACCCATGTAGCCAAGAGAATTTACTAATCTGTATTTCCCTTGAGATTCTTTAAAAGCAACTGCTTCTTTAAAACCTATTAGATGATTTCCTGTGTATGGGACGTTGGTGTTTGGATAATCATCCTTTTCTTTTGATGGAAAAATGTATTCTGATCCATCTGTTTTTTCAATTGAAAACCAAGGTTTGGTCTCGTGGTTAGAGGGAATAAATCCCAAACTTAAAAATGTAATAATAACGACTAAACTCGCATAAAAATACCATTTCTTTATCATAAATTGTTTTTCTTCAAAACGCTGTCACCCTCTTGAAATTTCTACGGTGCAAAGATAAGACATTTTAAAAATATACTATAAATCAGTGTTTTACCGTTTTTATTAAAATAGTTGAAATTGCTTTCGTCCCAGTTATAATAATGGATTCCAAAAGATTTATCGAGTAATTTTTGGCCCCCTAAATTTGAATTTTACGCTTGAAAAAAATCAAATTTTATATTAATTTTAAGTAAAAAACGGCTAAAAGAAAGAAATAGATTACAATTATTTACTCGTTTTTATGCAAATTTTGAAAACCTCTTTTTGAATTTTATAAAATTTACCATTAAAAAATGTTTATTTTTTTATTAGGAAGAACAAAAAAATAGTCAAAATAATAATTTGATATTTTTAAGGTCAAAATCATTTTTTCAAGCAAAAATTACAAACAAAAAAACCGAAGTAAATTTACTTCGGTTTTGAATACTTTTTAAAAATGTAAAATTATCTTGTTACTCCCTGACTAGCGATCCAGTCAGAATATTTTTTTGCATTTACATTGTGTTCTGCTAATGTTGCCGCAAATTCATGATATCCGAAACGCTCGACACTTGCACAGAAATAAATATAATCGTTTTTCTCTGGATTTAAAACTGCTTCTAACGCTGTAATATCAGGCATCGCAATTGGCCCCGGTGGAAGTCCTTTATTTACATAAGTATTATATGGAGATCTCATTACCAAATCGTTATAAAAAACTCTTTTAATGACTTGATCAAAATTATTGTCTCTTAATTTTAAAGAATAAATAACAGTTGGATCTGCCTGCAATGGCATTTCTAGACGAAGGCGATTTAAATAAACACCAGCAATACGTGGTCTCTCATCCTTTTTAACTGATTCTTTATGTACGATTGAAGCCAAAATAGTCGCTTGAACAGGAGTTAATCCTTGCGCTTTTGCTTTAGCGATTCTATCAGCTGTCCAGAAATTATTGTATTCCTTAATCATTTTATCACGAAACTTCTCTGCCGATGTATTCCAATAGATTTCATAAGTATTTGGAATAAACATAGCAAAAACATTATCTTCATTAAAACCATTTGCTGCCATGAAAGTAGAATCTTTTATCGCTTTCATTAATGATAAACTATCAGCTTCGATTTCTTTTCCGATTCTTCCTGCAAAATTTTCTAAACGTTCTTGATTATTAAAAACCAATTTCACCGGAATATTAGAACGCATTGCACGAACTAGATCAATGTTGTTCATATCTTTCTTTAAAAGAAAACGTCCAGATTTTACATTTTGCGGATAATCTCTCTTCTCGGCAACCATTTCAAAATTGTCGAAGTTTTTAATGTAAGGCGATAATATCTTTTTTACATCTGCATAAGTTGCATCTGTAGGCACATACACGTACAATTCTTTTTCTTCAAACTTAGTATTAGAACTAAAAATTTTACTGATTAAAATAAAACCATAAATCATTAAAACTGAAATTACGGCTACGGCACTTATCGTGATAATTTTTTTTAGAGTCAAAGCTTAAAATTTAAATTTGTTTATTAATTAGCTGAAAAATTGCTTCATCATGATAGTGGTTATGAAACAAGATCCAATCTTTCTTTATTCCGATTTTCTTAAAACCAAATTTAGTAAAAAGTGCAAGACTAGCTACATTTTGCACACCAATATTTGCATACAATTGATGAAGATTTAAATTATAAAAAGAATACTTAATTAAAAGCTCTAAAGCCTCAGAACCAATGTTTTTACCTTGATTTTCTTCTTTCTGAATGACAATACCAATTCCTGCCCTATTATTTCTAGGATCAAAATCAAATAAATCAATTAATCCAACAGCGGGAAAATCTTCATCCTGACAGATTGCCAAGCGAAGTTGCTTTGCCTCATAAATATCTTGATGGGCATTTTCTAAATATTGTTTAATCAAAAAACGGCTGTAAGGAGTCTGCGTATTACTAACTTCCCAGATATTCTCATCATTTTCTATCGAATAGATAAACTCTAAATCTTGAGGTTCAAGTGCACGCAGATAAATGGAATCTCCTTTTAATGTTATCATTTACAATTTTAGATTTTAGATTGCAGTTTTTAGAATGTCAATTGAATTTGGAACTTAAAATATTGGAATTTAACATTAAATCTCGATTATTCCTTTAAAAACAAATTTTGCAGGTCCGGTTAAGAAAACATTAGTATAACCGTCATTTTTTTTATCAAAAGAAACGACAAGTTTTCCTCCTTCAACATTTAAGTTTATTGAGGTTTTATCTGTTTCTCCCATTGCATTCATAGCAATTGCTACGGCCGTTGCACCAGTTCCGCAGGCAAGAGTTTCATCTTCAACACCTCTTTCGTATGTTCTTAAAGAAAAAGTATCATTATCAACCTTCTTTACAAAAT from Flavobacterium fluviale includes these protein-coding regions:
- a CDS encoding peptidoglycan-binding protein LysM, which codes for MIKKWYFYASLVVIITFLSLGFIPSNHETKPWFSIEKTDGSEYIFPSKEKDDYPNTNVPYTGNHLIGFKEAVAFKESQGKYRLVNSLGYMGKYQFGSKALRAIGIKDNKAFLKDPALQEKAFMALLAKNKWILRNEIEKYEGKIISGIEITESGILAAAHLGGAGSVKNFFKNKGSRHFRDAFGTSLKSYMRDFAGYDLSFIEADSNATVND
- a CDS encoding GNAT family N-acetyltransferase, with translation MITLKGDSIYLRALEPQDLEFIYSIENDENIWEVSNTQTPYSRFLIKQYLENAHQDIYEAKQLRLAICQDEDFPAVGLIDLFDFDPRNNRAGIGIVIQKEENQGKNIGSEALELLIKYSFYNLNLHQLYANIGVQNVASLALFTKFGFKKIGIKKDWILFHNHYHDEAIFQLINKQI
- the mltG gene encoding endolytic transglycosylase MltG is translated as MTLKKIITISAVAVISVLMIYGFILISKIFSSNTKFEEKELYVYVPTDATYADVKKILSPYIKNFDNFEMVAEKRDYPQNVKSGRFLLKKDMNNIDLVRAMRSNIPVKLVFNNQERLENFAGRIGKEIEADSLSLMKAIKDSTFMAANGFNEDNVFAMFIPNTYEIYWNTSAEKFRDKMIKEYNNFWTADRIAKAKAQGLTPVQATILASIVHKESVKKDERPRIAGVYLNRLRLEMPLQADPTVIYSLKLRDNNFDQVIKRVFYNDLVMRSPYNTYVNKGLPPGPIAMPDITALEAVLNPEKNDYIYFCASVERFGYHEFAATLAEHNVNAKKYSDWIASQGVTR
- the scpA gene encoding methylmalonyl-CoA mutase, coding for MRKDLKHIKLEVKSEELSEPTHNPEDLEQNFTTAEGIEIKKTYSEKDIEDLEFLDFGAGFAPNLRGPYATMYVRRPWTIRQYAGFSTAEESNAFYRKNLAAGQKGLSIAFDLPTHRGYDSDHERVVGDVGKAGVAIDSVEDMKVLFDQIPLDEMSVSMTMNGAVLPIMAFYIVAAEEQGVAPEKLAGTIQNDILKEFMVRNTYIYPPAPSMKIIADIFEFTSKKMPKFNSISISGYHMQEAGATADIELAYTLADGLEYIRTGLSTGMTIDEFAPRLSFFWAIGMNHFMEIAKMRAGRMIWAKLLQQFNPKSDKSLALRTHCQTSGWSLTEQDPFNNVARTCIEAAAAVFGGTQSLHTNALDEAIALPTDFSARIARNTQIFLQEETKITKTVDPWAGSYYVESLTNDITEKTWKLIEEVEELGGMTKAIEAGIPKLRIEEAAARKQARIDSGQDIIVGVNKYRLEKEDPLDILDVDNQLVRKQQIERLEEIKRTRNTEKVSNSLEKLILCAQTGQGNLLENAIEAARNRATLGEISNALETVFGRFKAQIKSFSGVYSAAIKNDENFERAKQLADVFAKQEGRRPRIMIAKMGQDGHDRGAKVVATGYADVGFDVDIGPLFQTPAEAAKQAVENDVHILGVSSLAAGHKTLVPQVIEELKKHGRDDIMVIVGGVIPSQDYQFLFDAGASAVFGPGTKISEAAIKILEALIE